GTAAAGTCGTACCCGCAGTTCTTGCAACGGTAGTGGTAGGTAGGCACCGTGTATTCCCTTCCGATTATTCAGTGTATGTTCGTTCATCACCACATATCCTAACCCCTGGGCGCGGCGAAGGCCCGTATTTCGCTCAAAGACTGCTTAAAGAGGAGAAATACGGGGTTTGTGCGCCTACAATAGCGGTATGGCTCTCTTGCAATCTATTCTCGATGCCTTGGGGCAAGTACATGAACGGACCACATCGGCCCCGCCGTTCCTTATGCCCTCTCGCCTGGAATCTCCAACAGCATATGGCGATTTCGCCTTGCGCCCTGTGCACACGGAGGATGAGGAGGAGTGGAATCGGGTGCGCTGGGGCAATCAGGACTGGTTACGGGCGTGGGAATCCAACGATCCACAAGGCGGACCTGGACTCACGTTTAGCCAGTGGATCGCAGCCATGCGGCGCGGTGAAAGCACGGGCAGTGGCGCCATTTTTCTGATGGAATACCACATGGCTATCGTGGGGCAAATCTCCTTGGGAGCCATTTGCTACGGCTCCATGCGCACTGCCACGGTTGGCTACTGGGTTGACCAGGCACATATTGGCCGTGGTTTCGCTCCACTGGCGCTCGCCCTGCTAGCCGACTGGGCTTTTTACGCGGCTCAGGGCCCCCACCTGCACCGGATTGAAGTGGCGATTTTGCCGGAAAATAGCCGTTCTCTGCGGGTTGTGGCCAAGCTGGGCATGAGGGCGGAAGGTTTGAAACACAGCTACATGTTCGTGGGTGGCCGCTGGCGCGATCATCTCACCTTCTCCCTCTTGGCGGAAGACTGCCAGGGCAGCGTATTGGGCCGTCTTCAGGCGAATTACGGCGACACGCCTGGGAACGCTTGAGATTGGGCCATACCGTCATCTATCGTAGGAAGTATGGTTGATGAGTCGTTGTCCAGCATACTGATAGTGCTGATTGCGGCAATTCTTGTGCTCGGCTGGTTACCAGGGAGAACGATGAGAGGCATGAAACGTGCTTCCCAACACCGGCAGGACCGGATGTCGGCCTCGCTGCACTTGGTGGATGAGAGCGACGCGGGGCGGTTCGGCGATGCCGAGCCGCAGAAGGTGAAAGGGTTGGTTATGCCACAGCAGGGCGCTAGTAGGGCA
This window of the Bombiscardovia nodaiensis genome carries:
- a CDS encoding acetyltransferase, producing the protein MCAYNSGMALLQSILDALGQVHERTTSAPPFLMPSRLESPTAYGDFALRPVHTEDEEEWNRVRWGNQDWLRAWESNDPQGGPGLTFSQWIAAMRRGESTGSGAIFLMEYHMAIVGQISLGAICYGSMRTATVGYWVDQAHIGRGFAPLALALLADWAFYAAQGPHLHRIEVAILPENSRSLRVVAKLGMRAEGLKHSYMFVGGRWRDHLTFSLLAEDCQGSVLGRLQANYGDTPGNA